In the Caldivirga sp. genome, TAACCATTCCTCAACCTTGGCTTGAGTATTATCATTACTTGAATCCGATATTATTACTTGAATCTTACCTAGAGGGTAACCCTGCTCAACAATATTATCCAGTTTCCCAATTATCATGCCCTCCTCATTATACGTGGGTATTATAATGGATACAGTAGGTAACTCCTCCTCATTAATGTTAACGGGGCCGATTACCCATGGTTTCCTGGCGTAAGTCAGAATAATGAAGTAGTAGAGTAATGGTACTGTAACATGAATGAGCACTAGGGATAACCCTATGTAGAATAATTGAGTCAGCATATGCTTGATGAGAATGAGTAAACTGAGTATGCAGTAATAGTGAACATTACCATGGCCACAAGTAATAGTAGTAGCGATAGTGAATCAACCCTATTTAACCTAATGATCCTGTAGGCCGAATATACGAGCATCCCAGTGGCTATGGTGGATATTGTCACGGAATAACCATACGTTGGCCCACACTCAGACCTAACAATGGAGACGCTTATTCCAGTAGGCGCAACAAGGTTCCATAAGCCGAACATAAATATAACAGAAACAATAGCCAGAATCACAGCTAACACAAACCACTCCTTACTCAAGTTAAGCTCCGAACCACGGGACACAGGATCCGCGAATATGCTGGTTTAAAAGCATTATCATTAACACCCCCTCCAGGGTGCTTCATTATTAAGGTAAATTTTTAAAATTGCCAAACCAGACAGCACTTGGGCCGGGGTGGCCGAGCCTGGTCCAAGGCGCGGGCCTTGAGAGCCCGTCCCCGCAAGGGGGCCCGGGTTCAAATCCCGGCCCCGGCGCCAGTTAAGTGCTTCATGCCCCTACCCTCATGCATTGACAATGGAGGTGCTTCAATAGTTGAATTCTAAGTGAGTATTGTTAAATAATAGTGGTGCTTGGTGGACGTATGGAGATTAGGGAGGCTCAGGAATTAATCAGGAGGATTTACTTTGAGAAGGATTCCAGGAGGGGGCTTTATCAAACCTTCACGTGGCTTGTTGAGGAGGTGGGGGAGTTGGCTGATTCACTGTTGAAGGGTGATGATGAGGCGAAGATGGAGGAGATAGCCGACGTGTTTGCTTGGTTACTGTCAGTGGCTAATTTGCTTAACATTGATGTTGAGGAGTCCTTTAAACGCAAGTACGTTACTAGTGGGAGTCCCCCATAGATTCCTGAACAAGTTCACTAATGTCTATAATCCTACCTTTGAATCCACGTACCCTCGCAGCATCATTAAGCATTGCGTTACAAAATGGACACATTGTGACAATCGTCCCAGCCCCGGTTTCGGTTAATTGGCTTAACCTAACACCACTTATCCTAGTCTTCTCAGGTACATCATACCAGTAATTAGCCCCGCCTGCCCCGCAGCAGAATGTACCCTCACCACTGTTCCTAGGTTCCTTAAGCACCCCCACTGAAGTGGCTATTATCCTTTGGGGCTTAGTGGACTTACTGTACCTAGCTAGGTAGCATGGGTCGTGAATAGTTAATGCTTCCCCAGTCTGCCTAACCTTCACAAGCCCCTTCTTAATTAAGTCAGCTATGAATTGCGTATGATGCTGAACAACCACGCCCTTCATGTAGTCATCTAACCTAGGGTACTCGTTCATGAAGGTGTTGTAGCCATGGGGACATATTGTCACTATACTCTTAACGCCGTACTTTTTAAAAACTTCAATGTTACTTAAAGCGACCTCTTGGAACCTACCCTCATCCCCAAGCCTCCTTAATGGGTCACCGCAGCAGGTTTCTTC is a window encoding:
- a CDS encoding MazG nucleotide pyrophosphohydrolase domain-containing protein; this translates as MEIREAQELIRRIYFEKDSRRGLYQTFTWLVEEVGELADSLLKGDDEAKMEEIADVFAWLLSVANLLNIDVEESFKRKYVTSGSPP